The following DNA comes from Ammospiza caudacuta isolate bAmmCau1 chromosome 15, bAmmCau1.pri, whole genome shotgun sequence.
CCCAGCCCTGCGGCCCATCATGCGTCGCCGGGCGAGGTCCCTGCCGACCTCACCcgagaggaggaagagagcagcagtgcagtgcCAGGAGCCCGGCTGCCGCATGAACAGGGTCAGGTTTGCTGATGCTTTAGGCTTGGAGCTCACTGAAGTGAAAGTCTTCCAGACTGGGGAggatccatccatccctttGCACGTCCTTTCCAGGCTCTCCATAAACTCAGACCTCTGGTACAGCAGCTTGAACTTGGAGTTTACTATGCAATGCTTGGTCCCTGACTTCGAGCAGCCTGCAGACTGTCTGGATTTCTCATCCCgactgcaggagcagcaggtgtgTCTGGAACGGGTGAGCAGCTCGGATCTGGGGCTCAGTGGCACCATCCAGGTTCGGAATGTCGCTTTTGAGAAGCAGGTGTCCGTGCGCTACACCTTCAACCAGTGGGAAAGCATCCATGAGGTGTGTGCTCGTTGgaaccacagcatcccagaggAAAACGGGCAGGATCAGGTCGATGCGttcactttcttccttcctgtgcctcctttcctccttcagcTCAGCACTCTCGTCCAGTTTGCAGCAAGGTACCAAGTCAATGGCCAGGAGTACTGGGATAACAACAGAGGCAAGAATTACACCCTGAGGTGCCGGACTCACCCCCTGAAGCTGCCCAGGGAGTGTGAGGAGAGCTGGATCCACTTCATCTGAGCACAGGGAGCGGTGCTGAGCAGCGTGTCAGTGCTCTGGTGGCACTCTGTGCCTTGGCACGACGCTCTGCTCCTATGGCAACAGCCTTCTTTTTGAAACCTGCCAAACCTGGCCGTGTCCCAGCGCTGGGAGGCAGCCAGTGGCCTGCACAAGCTGCCCTGAACCTCTGGGAAAGTTAAAAGGCCAGAATCTGTAGTGAGATACCATCATAGAAAAGccatgtgggttttttgggtgcaTGAGTCATTGCAGAATGGTTTCCAGGAATGCTCTGAGGCTACCAGAGAGCAAAACAACACATTTCTTGTTGCTAGTGATACTCTTGGTTGCATAGAATGTTTCTAACTGATCTCTCTTACCgttttctgctgtttgttttctaaGTGGACAGTGTGGCTTAACTGGTTTTGTTTCTAATTTTGTTTATATTACTTCACCAAATCTATTCCATTTATGCATAATTTGGATGACAGACACTGTAGGGAGTACTTGTGTTTATATAACCATGTTATTAAGGCTCTAGTCACGTTAAATATTTCCATTAGTATCTGAATTGGAAATTCAATGCTGTTATGAGCAAAACATACATGAAAATGTATCAGCCCCTCTGTTTCCCTTGGGAAAAAAACTAAAGGTGCCTTTTCCTATCTCCTCCTTGCAGCAGGAGTGATTGTTACCAAAGTGTGTGTAAGGCACATCTACATGGGGAAATTCTCATCTTTGTCAAGTGATGCCCAAGTAGGTTTTTCTCAAGGTGGTGGTTCAGGAATTGTCTTTTTCTGGTGCACCTGCTTTTACTGAGGGAAACAAGACCAATATTGGACTTACGTTGCAAATGCAGTTGAAGGTCTCAAAGCACTGTATGAATGCTCATTATTTTATCACTGTTCCTGGTAAAGTTATAGATCAGGAAATTGATatgatataaataaatacatataaggaaaagaaatagtaCAGGGAGCAGGGTACAGAGGCCTGGAATAGAATTCCAGAACCCTGAATCACAGTTGTTCCCCAGTGTTCCAGAACTACTGCAGAAGTAGCTTTGACTTCCTTATTTAACTGCTGCCATTGTAAAACAGTTGAACTCCCAAGACTTGCAGCCTTGCAACACAAGCAGGAACTTGAAAGCACTTAATTACACAGACCCATAAACTGAATCCcttctgctgcagggagagcacaggaaCACTTAGACCACCTTCCTGTGCttcttgttttattattttcGTTCTGTGGTTTAAGTTTTGCAACAGGCTTAAATTTATGAAGTAAAAGTTTGTCCATAATTGTTCCCATACATAATCATTACTGCATGGAAAGTTTAGCTTTATTTGTGTAACACAGACCTTCAGAGCTGGCTGGCTGGAGGTATTAGAAGAGCTGTGTTTTAGAACTATGCTGTGAAAATCAGGCCTCTTACTTGGGCATCTTATTTTGGATTGGTGCTTATTTATCAAAATCACAAGTTGTTTGTAAAATCACAGTTGTAAGCAACCCATGGCCAGTTATATATTAGTCTGAAAAGTCTGTTGAGTAATTCTGGAAGGGCAGAAACCCCAAGAAAATGAATTTGTCTGGCAACTTAATGCTGCTTCTTTGTTGTGATACCCATTTAGCAAAGCTGGGCCTTCTAGTGAGAAAGCTGCCTCATTCCATTGGTGTTTGACTTTCAGAGGAGCCAAAGTCAGGAATGAGGATTCTGTGAGCTGCTGAGCACCTTTTGCAGGGTGCTCAGAAAGCTCAGTCCTATCTGAACATGAAAACACATGCACAGAAATTTTCAAGTATTGTTCccccctcttttcctttctcacaTTACTAAGAAGTGTTCTTCCACCAGCAAACACAGCACACCATAACAACCCCTCTCTTACCAGCCACCAGTTCACAgagggtgctgctggagctcagagcaaTACTTGCTTTCGTGCCAGAACGATGTTGCTGTCTTCTGGGACAGACTGTCATGTGCTAGCAAATGTCAGAGCTGAGTGTTCCCTTGGCCAGGGCAGATTTTGTAAAGCTGAGGCTGTCACAAGAATGTCATGCCAGATGTAGCACAGTGTGAGAGGGGTGGAGAAATGAATGTCTCAGCAGTCTCAGTTGGGCTTCTATTGTCTTCCTTCCACAACCTGTCAGGGTTTTGGCATGTGCAAGGTCTTGAATACTAAATACTGAAGCATTACTCCAGGTTTCCTTTGGCTCTGTGCTgtctgcactgctggggaagggctgaCAGTGCAgttctggcactgctggctcagtgGAGCTGAGAGCCATCTCCGGGTTAAGCTGCTAAAGCTTCACACCAGTACTGACACctgtcacagcagagctgataTTTGCACTTAGGTTTTATTGCCACACTCAGTAATCAACATCAAATGGCTTCTGGTTGACAAAAATGGGATTAAGCCATTTAGTGCTCATATGCACCTGTTGTGAAGGTAAACTTACAGCACATTTTTATCTTCTCAGGACAACCTGACTGCTTGCACTGTGTTCAAATTGAGAACTTCCCTTATAATGAGGATTTTGTAAAAGTGAATTCTTCACAAGGGTTATCACCATATAATGcacttttaaaaacatgtatttatTATTGTCATACAGTAAATGAATGTCTTGTAGTCCACAGTTTCAAGGTTCTTCCAAgcatgttttttaaagaaacatgaAATCCATGTAAATAAAAAGGGGTTGTACATTACACAGTATATCAATGAAGCACATATGCTGGACAAAAGGTCCAGCAGTTGTAAAATTGCAAAGTGcttaattaatttcaaaaagCAATAATAAAACTATGCCTATTGTAATACAGAAGAttgaaataaaagcttttcacaattttctgttgtttctgtCAATGGTAGTCCTGTCAAGAAAGCTCATGAAGAAACTTAATTTTGAATTGCCACTTAAAGAGTAACATACTCTGGAAAGTAAGGTGGGTTTGAGTTGCTAAACAATGAATAGCACCTGATAAAGATACAGTGATCATTGTATGTATCTCAAAGATGATTGGGCTGCCACTTCCTCCATGGAACCTGTTGTCCTTTCACCTCAGAattctgtgcctgcagcacctgcaggattGAGATCCAATTTTGGAAAAAGGCTTGCTGCTACTTAATTCTAATACAGCTTCATGCAAGAAAAGAACGGGGGTTTCCTCAAACTGCACTTTCCAAATCCATGCTAGACTTTACTTAACACGTTAATTTCTGGGCCTCACTGTTGTATTGTTATTtgttctatttattttctttcagttctccttgctgcagcctttcctcccaCACCAGTTTCTTTCCCCTGAGAGGTTTCATGAAAATCTACCTGTGCCATGTTAGGAGTGTCCCTATGCAGGGCCTGATTTATCCTCCATGTGAAATGCAGCTCCATTGGGGTCAGTCTTGATAGGGCTGAGGACTGGAATTATCTGTTGCCAGGTTTCTCCTAAGGCAAAATGAAGACATTTAACTAGCAGacataattaataaaaatatacattaccaggtgcttttaaatcagtgcTAATTATTGCAAATCAGTTTAAATACATGGGCATGTCTGTATTAAGTTGTTCAAAAATTAAGATTATTTAAGAAAATGATCGATTTTTTCTGCAAACTTCTAACTATCAAATTTGTCTTATAGGTTGCTGGTGCTACTTTTAATAGAGGTGATATTTTTACACTTAGTTTCAAATTCATagtttatttgtaaattaaatTGCAATTTGTAATCACACTAATATGCATGTATAGTCAGTAACTACAGCACTTAATGTGGTGTATCATCAGTGCTCAGCTGTACTTTACAGCTGGTAAAAACTTAGAACTGCAGTGAATGATTATTCATTTGGCAACAGCAGTGTAACATTAGTAATGACTTCTTTCCCAACTTCTCTCTCCCTGTGATCTCAGATATGCAAGTATTTCATTTGACACTTGATATTCAAACTTGATATCAACACTTCTGACCCTTCACACacaacagcagctgtgccaaagACTGAAAACACCTTGGCCAGCACAATGCCTTCCTTTAACTGTAATAAGGATAAATATTTCTGCTACTGTAGTGAATGAGTCCCTGTAAATAGTGATACCCTACCCTAAGgagtttttccattttctctggtGTTTTCACATGTGTCTGAAATGACTGTGGCCAAGTAATTTCACTGTTGGTTCTGGTCTGTTTAATGCATAACTCGGTGAAACTTCTCTCTGACTTCCCTTCTGCTAAACTAAACAAAGCAGACTAATGTTACAGAATGAGAAATGAGCTGAAGTAATCTCAATGTGGATTTCAGGAAGGAAAGTGTGTGATCCACTTTGGACTGTCTCACTTCTCTTTGCTATAGAATGAGTAAGGCTGGAGGCTCAGCCTCTGTGTTTGCTCATGGTAAGGGAAACTGACTTCAAACAGGCTTTGATTATTTTGGTTTCATGTGGTGAAATCACAATGCAGGATGCAGTTTTCATAGAAAATTTCTGATACTCCAAGTTCCTCATGCAAAGTTTTATCCTTGGGAGGTTTCTCAGTAAAGCTTTTTTACAAATCTGCTTCAGCACTGCCCACTCCCAGCTCCTCGGCGCAGATACTCTTCTCACATCACTTGTCATTTTCTTGCATTACAGTGACATCTCGTggtattttaaatactttctgtggaggtttttttttcttttatagtaTTGAGTTTTTATCTTTCTCATTTCTGGGAATCAGCAGTACTATTTTATTTGCAATTGCTGCAGCTTTAGCTGCTGTGAAAGGTGACTTCTAGATGCTTCACTACTGCTGCTTATTCTAGGTATGAATGGAGACACTTCTCGATACTCTTCTGGAGTAGCTGAGATTTATTTTATCATCTGTATTTGTGATATGGCAATAGATACAGCAATAGCACACCAGTACAGGTAAAGCCCCCCTTTTGGCACTGTCGGATTTCATTTAAACACATTATCCAGTACTGCTGGATTCCATTTAAGATCATTATCCAGTGTACTGCTGGGTTCCACTTAAGCACATTATCCAGTTCCCTCTGCATAGTAAACACTACAGACGTCAGCGGAAGCCCTTTGCCCGCAGCAGGCCTGTAACCGAGCGTGCCTTTGCACCTACTCGGGCAGTGAAAGCGCTTCTAAATTAAGCACAGGATTACACTGGTTTAGCCAGTTATTCCCAGTAATTCCTGTGTGTGCACGGAAATCGGCCCCAAACACCGGCTGTAGACAAAGGCAACGGCGATGCCCCAGCAACGCCCGCCGCGCTGAGCGCGCTCCCGCCGGCCGCGCTGAGGGCACGCGgggcccgccccccgccgctcGCCATTGGCCCGCGCCCGCGCTGCCGAGCGCTGATTGGCCGGCGGGGCCCGCGGGGCGCGGCCCGCCCTGAGGGCGCGCGGCTGAGGGCGGGCGGTGAGGCCGCGCCGGGGCCTGGGTCCGGCCGGGGCGGGCAGCGGGGCCTGGAGGGTGGAGAAGGAATTGGGATTCCtcctcagggctgtgggagcGGGCCGGAGACAACAGAGCTGTGAGCTGCCAGCACGGGCCTCTGAGGAGCCCCCTGTGTTCTTGTGTTggaaaaagtaatgaaaaatcaCCCCATGTTTGTTATTTCTGTCTTATTTAGTGCAGGAGTAGCTAGGCTGTTTCTCAGTTCCCTATCTTTAATCATTATTTGTTTTCACTGTATAATGTCTGGGACGGGGAGACCAGAGCTGCGCTTTGTTGACTGCCCTTGGTTTTGTTGGTGTAAAATAATTCATACAAAGCATGTACAGATTCATTGCTCTTCTTAAATGCTccacaaaacaaatatttttcctgccCTTGAGCATTAATACACTATTTTCAGAAACCTCTGTTACCCAGATATTGCTTTTATCTGGTGACAGTCACTTTAGAGCCCATAACTGTATGTATAATCCAGAAGTctttttgtgtcatttatcgTATTTGTGTTAAATGATTTAATTCACTATTTTATGGCCAGGCCTCTATGCAGTTTTGCTGTGGACTCACCTGTCCTGAATAACCTGGCCCTGACCTGTGCTCTGTCCTTGCTGGGCAATCCTGAGGGTCCTCTCAGgcccctctgtgcctgcagccatgAAACTGAGcattccttcctctcctttgcTTTAAACAATTGTTTATCCATGCAACAAAGTTTCCTTACATCCCCAGCTGTTTAAACAGCATTTATATAGCACTTACACACTGACAAActttggagtttgtaatgtgttTTTACTGATTCCCAACGTGTTTGCAAAACTTTTTTAAACTGTGATGATTGTTCCCTTTTATGCAGCTGAGTTGGTGAATTGCAAAAATGCCAGACAGGAGTGAGATGCAGGTATGTGCTGATGGAGCAGGATATGAGTATTGATTGTTTTAATTACTAATCTGATTGTAAGGAAAGTCTTTAGtgtgttaggaagaaattttcttttgacGTAGCTGGGTGGAAAGCAGGAGGAACTGGGAATTGCTGCTGAtgaaaataaatcatatgcATTCAACAGAGGTTAATCAACTTAGGGGATACTTAAGATCAAAATGTTGAAATTCAGTTGTAATTGAAAGAAATTTAGAAAGAATAAAGGGGCAAAATGGATAAAAGTAACTCAGAAGTGTAAAATACTGAATATACCAAGTAAGGGGCATTGATACAACACTTCTGTAGGAATTTAGCTGTAATATGAGGAAACTAAAACCAGTTAAAGCAAATAATTAGAATCTCAGTGCATAAGTATTTGCAAATTAATGTATTAGATAGGGTGCTCTGTACTTAAGGTTTTATGCTTAATTATTTTGTGATTCAGAATATTTGCTTCAAGTGCAGCAGGTGATTGTGTAAAACTTGCATCAAATCTGTGTTAATTAGATGTGTTACATCAGTGTTAAGCATACAGTAATGCAGTTGCTTTGGTTATTGCTTACAGCTTGAAAAGTTAATTGAtgaagctgcaggaaaaaaggaTTTCCAATCCTTAGAACAATTTCTGGCCACGGAAGAATGTGAAAATGTCTCTCACAAATGCAGCAAACAGTTTGTCAACAAATTGGATAAGCTTCTGTGTTGGGTAATGTAATCATTGCATCAAAATCATCTACACCATCTTTGGAAGAgggtggaaaagatttttttcatttgccttGATTGACACCAGCAGTTGATTTAAgaatcaaaaataaattttat
Coding sequences within:
- the PPP1R3D gene encoding protein phosphatase 1 regulatory subunit 3D → MEVRGPRRNPSYLSDLYENMLKAEGAVALRQQLPPAIHTSSSKTFRSSAPAKESPQANNGAGSTSSSCDPALRPIMRRRARSLPTSPERRKRAAVQCQEPGCRMNRVRFADALGLELTEVKVFQTGEDPSIPLHVLSRLSINSDLWYSSLNLEFTMQCLVPDFEQPADCLDFSSRLQEQQVCLERVSSSDLGLSGTIQVRNVAFEKQVSVRYTFNQWESIHEVCARWNHSIPEENGQDQVDAFTFFLPVPPFLLQLSTLVQFAARYQVNGQEYWDNNRGKNYTLRCRTHPLKLPRECEESWIHFI